The following proteins come from a genomic window of Salvia hispanica cultivar TCC Black 2014 chromosome 4, UniMelb_Shisp_WGS_1.0, whole genome shotgun sequence:
- the LOC125221061 gene encoding DELLA protein RGL1-like: MSSSSKAFERENHVQTYSFQGDESICESDLLFHEELPTHFPALDDLYLDKAFLSFQACSSNEPRDWQPSQEEKRPYAFPSAAMEILRRCRSRAGAEDGGSQRDRAKGKSQRAPPPTLSVIQLIELAMRSFTHSDSKTGKDFHHSAVIYPNRATFSRSKSEDIRLVQDLLSCAQAVSNHNNDCASEFLKEFSKLSSGSTNVMQRLVYYFAESLRDRILQVNTRPLELIPPISDTAALIEKLPFNQVMQFAGVQTMLDHISSCARVHVVDLGLYGGLRHAVLMQALATRSGCPIQHLKITAVAAQTHVQVEEEVVGVRLQNLAKSLNMSFSFHVITSEDILDLNQSILRPDPEETVIVQAAHILRFMIPKLEILMLAVRSLNPHVMIIIEVEANVDSKVFVNRFAEALLFFGAGFDYLEHCLKDDLAARNYAESVLFSPSIRHVVAAEEEERKFRMVGINFWRGVFVRFGMTETELSKLALNHANSVLNMFDCRGCCRLGLDGNSLIVGWKGTPIFSLSAWKFQKIGSM, encoded by the coding sequence ATGTCCAGTTCTAGCAAGGcttttgagagagaaaatcatGTGCAAACTTACTCATTTCAAGGAGACGAGAGCATTTGTGAGTCTGACCTGCTCTTTCACGAAGAGCTACCGACTCATTTTCCCGCTCTTGATGATCTGTATCTTGATAAAGCTTTTCTGTCATTTCAAGCTTGTTCCAGCAACGAGCCTCGAGATTGGCAGCCAAGCCAAGAGGAGAAAAGGCCATATGCATTTCCCTCTGCAGCCATGGAGATCCTGAGACGCTGCAGAAGCAGAGCTGGTGCAGAAGATGGAGGATCACAGAGAGACAGGGCGAAGGGCAAAAGCCAACGGGCACCCCCTCCAACGTTGTCGGTCATTCAGCTGATTGAGCTGGCAATGAGAAGTTTCACCCATTCCGATTCCAAAACAGGAAAGGATTTCCATCACTCTGCTGTCATTTATCCGAATAGAGCCACCTTCTCCAGAAGCAAGTCTGAGGATATTCGGCTCGTGCAGGACCTCCTGTCGTGTGCTCAGGCAGTGTCCAATCATAACAACGATTGTGCTAGTGAGTTTCTAAAAGAGTTCAGCAAGCTGAGCTCCGGCTCGACCAATGTGATGCAGCGTCTGGTCTACTATTTCGCTGAATCTCTACGTGACAGGATATTACAAGTGAATACAAGGCCATTAGAATTAATACCTCCGATCTCGGACACAGCTGCCTTGATCGAAAAATTACCTTTCAACCAGGTTATGCAGTTCGCCGGTGTTCAGACAATGTTAGATCACATATCATCATGTGCCAGGGTGCACGTTGTCGATCTTGGCCTCTATGGCGGCCTCAGACATGCTGTTTTAATGCAAGCTCTAGCTACTAGGTCTGGATGTCCCATCCAACATCTCAAGATTACTGCTGTAGCAGCTCAGACGCATGTTCAGGTCGAGGAGGAGGTAGTGGGAGTTCGCCTCCAAAACTTGGCCAAGTCCTTGAATATGAGCTTTTCTTTCCATGTCATAACATCCGAGGACATCCTGGATCTTAATCAGAGCATTCTTCGCCCAGATCCTGAAGAAACAGTCATCGTCCAAGCAGCGCACATCTTGAGGTTTATGATTCCAAAGCTTGAAATCTTGATGTTAGCCGTACGAAGCCTCAACCCACATGTGATGATCATCATTGAAGTCGAAGCCAATGTTGATTCTAAGGTTTTTGTCAACCGCTTCGCTGAGGCTCTCCTTTTCTTTGGGGCTGGTTTTGACTACTTGGAGCACTGTCTTAAGGATGATCTTGCAGCGAGAAACTACGCCGAATCCGTGCTCTTTAGCCCTTCGATAAGACATGTCGTTGCGGCCGAGGAAGAGGAGAGGAAGTTCAGAATGGTAGGCATCAATTTCTGGAGGGGGGTTTTTGTTAGGTTTGGCATGACGGAGACGGAGCTGAGCAAACTAGCGCTCAATCATGCTAATTCCGTTCTCAACATGTTCGACTGCCGTGGTTGTTGCAGACTTGGCCTAGATGGAAACAGCCTCATTGTTGGATGGAAGGGTACACCAATATTTTCACTATCTGCATGGAAGTTTCAGAAGATAGGATCAATGTGA
- the LOC125223355 gene encoding GRAS family protein RAM1-like — MSTGDQFCTFQEYKASPDYEEVRFLSNRGGLNDLPLDIVSPPKSQQNEEKSYAFFPSASLEILRNNYTSKMSKPGGKSLHCLGAQNVPSPSPLSTNDIIELAAINFIKSNTNARGELSALSHPYASAFTGITSDHVADLQLLQDLLSSAEKVSNQQYVAAGKLLSLCHNFSFSQSNVIRRLVYYFSEALLDKIARETGRFNEETKTREMNPVASVSGLAAFHQKVPPIQVTQFAGVQELIGHVSSSKKVHIIDLDMRCGLHHVILMQALASKNESPLKHYKITTVVLSSGLMLAEAAGVNLRTLANSLNLSFSFHLIKLDDMLKLQKRRDSDEKTVVYASNALKFMIVRPNQLESLMRFIKNTNPCVMIVCEPEGNVNSPVFVNRFVEALFYYGAYFDCVEDCLKNVAVEREFVESNLFGPSLRTTVGAEGEERRSRIVGIDVWRAFFTKFGMMEKELSSSALDHARLSLKMFDCGDSCTLELNGKSLIVQWKGTAICSLSAWRFHKYRI; from the exons ATGTCAACTGGAGATCAGTTTTGCACCTTTCAG GAATACAAGGCTTCTCCAGACTACGAAGAAGTTAGATTTCTATCAAACAGGGGTGGCCTAAATGATCTACCTCTTGACATTGTTTCTCCTCCAAAGTCAcaacaaaatgaagaaaaatcaTATGCTTTTTTCCCCTCTGCATCTCTCGAGATTCTGAGGAACAACTACACTAGCAAGATGAGCAAACCAGGTGGCAAAAGTCTTCATTGCTTGGGGGCACAAAACGTGCCTTCTCCCTCACCATTGTCAACCAATGACATAATCGAGCTGGCTGCAATAAACTTCATCAAGTCCAACACAAATGCCAGAGGTGAGCTCTCTGCCCTCAGCCACCCCTATGCCAGTGCCTTCACAGGCATCACCTCAGACCACGTTGCAGACCTCCAACTGCTGCAGGATCTTCTGTCCTCTGCTGAGAAAGTGAGCAATCAGCAATATGTTGCAGCAGGGAAGCTTCTTTCACTCTGCCATAACTTTAGTTTTAGCCAATCAAATGTGATAAGGCGACTTGTTTACTATTTCTCCGAGGCTCTCCTTGACAAGATTGCTCGAGAAACAGGACGATTCAACGAAGAAACCAAGACCAGGGAAATGAATCCTGTGGCCTCAGTGTCAGGATTAGCAGCGTTTCACCAGAAAGTGCCTCCAATTCAAGTAACTCAATTTGCTGGGGTTCAAGAGCTCATTGGTCATGTCTCCTCTTCCAAAAAAGTCCACATCATTGATCTTGACATGCGTTGTGGGCTCCACCACGTGATCCTGATGCAAGCTCTAGCATCTAAAAATGAATCCCCTTTGAAGCATTACAAGATAACCACTGTGGTGCTGAGCTCTGGCCTCATGCTCGCGGAGGCTGCAGGCGTTAATCTCAGAACTCTGGCTAACTCCTTGAACTTGAGCTTCTCCTTCCACTTAATCAAGCTTGACGACATGTTAAAACTCCAAAAAAGGCGTGATTCTGACGAGAAAACAGTGGTTTATGCATCAAACGCGTTGAAGTTCATGATTGTGAGGCCAAACCAGCTGGAATCTCTCATGAGATTCATCAAGAACACAAATCCATGTGTAATGATAGTGTGTGAACCTGAGGGGAATGTGAACTCACCTGTGTTTGTGAACCGGTTTGTTGAGGCCCTTTTCTACTATGGCGCCTACTTTGATTGTGTGGAGGATTGTTTGAAGAATGTTGCTGTGGAGAGAGAGTTTGTGGAGTCAAATCTGTTTGGCCCCTCGTTGAGAACAACCGTGGGAGCTGAGGGGGAGGAGAGGAGATCTAGGATTGTGGGGATTGATGTTTGGAGGGCCTTTTTTACAAAGTTTGGGATGATGGAGAAGGAGTTGAGCTCATCGGCACTTGATCATGCGAGATTGAGCCTTAAAATGTTCGATTGTGGCGATTCTTGCACACTTGAGTTGAATGGGAAGAGCCTTATTGTTCAGTGGAAAGGGACTGCTATATGTTCTCTGTCTGCGTGGAGATTTCACAAGTATAGAATTTAG
- the LOC125223482 gene encoding uncharacterized protein LOC125223482 isoform X1, with translation MATSIAYRSSFSVLSQAFPVASKMDSVRTSDDCFCTMRVDDAASKDARTFLDWTREEDKAFVIALTTHYNDADMWGKIALAVPGKTVQDLKLHYEALSVLAVESGKMPLSIYPTKGDVLEEKKLESEKVQRGAHWTEEEHRNSRGAAGQDIDLFVDGQYDIGATTDILDDVDLSLFPHFLD, from the exons ATGGCTACATCTATTGCATACAG GTCATCATTCTCTGTTCTCAGTCAAGCTTTCCCAGTTGCCTCAAAAATGGATTCAGTTCGGACATCCGATGACTGCTTCTGCACGATGAGGGTGGATGATGCTGCATCAAAGGATGCACGCACATTTTTGGATTGGACAAGGGAGGAGGACAAGGCATTCGTGATTGCTCTCACAACCCACTATAATGATGCTGATATGTGGGGTAAGATCGCATTGGCAGTTCCTGGGAAAACTGTTCAAGATCTAAAACTTCACTATGAAGCCTTAAGTGTGTTGGCTGTTGAGTCTGGGAAGATGCCTCTGTCCATTTATCCGACCAAAGGCGATGTTCTAGAAGAGAAGAAGTTGGAGTCAGAGAAAGTGCAACGAGGGGCTCATTGGACAGAAGAGGAGCACAG GAATAGCAGAGGTGCAGCAGGGCAAGATATTGACCTATTTGTTGATGGTCAATATGATATCGGTGCTACTACCGATATTTTGGATGATGTGGATCTCTCTTTGTTCCCTCATTTTCTGGATTAA
- the LOC125223482 gene encoding transcription factor SRM1-like isoform X2: protein MDSVRTSDDCFCTMRVDDAASKDARTFLDWTREEDKAFVIALTTHYNDADMWGKIALAVPGKTVQDLKLHYEALSVLAVESGKMPLSIYPTKGDVLEEKKLESEKVQRGAHWTEEEHRNSRGAAGQDIDLFVDGQYDIGATTDILDDVDLSLFPHFLD, encoded by the exons ATGGATTCAGTTCGGACATCCGATGACTGCTTCTGCACGATGAGGGTGGATGATGCTGCATCAAAGGATGCACGCACATTTTTGGATTGGACAAGGGAGGAGGACAAGGCATTCGTGATTGCTCTCACAACCCACTATAATGATGCTGATATGTGGGGTAAGATCGCATTGGCAGTTCCTGGGAAAACTGTTCAAGATCTAAAACTTCACTATGAAGCCTTAAGTGTGTTGGCTGTTGAGTCTGGGAAGATGCCTCTGTCCATTTATCCGACCAAAGGCGATGTTCTAGAAGAGAAGAAGTTGGAGTCAGAGAAAGTGCAACGAGGGGCTCATTGGACAGAAGAGGAGCACAG GAATAGCAGAGGTGCAGCAGGGCAAGATATTGACCTATTTGTTGATGGTCAATATGATATCGGTGCTACTACCGATATTTTGGATGATGTGGATCTCTCTTTGTTCCCTCATTTTCTGGATTAA